The proteins below are encoded in one region of Chromatiales bacterium:
- the folC gene encoding bifunctional tetrahydrofolate synthase/dihydrofolate synthase has translation MRFQTLDEWLAWQETAHSTAIDLGLERVGEVARRLGLTRPDAPVITIAGTNGKGSCVAYFEAIHQAAGRRVGAYTSPHLLRYNERVRVDGLPVTDEALCEAFARIDTARGDISLSYFEFGTLAALEVFRQQAVDVILLEVGLGGRLDAVNILDADLALIASIGLDHVEWLGEDRESIGREKAGIMRAGRPVVCGDREPPGSILAHAASVGATLYRIGEEFDVELGEGDWSWRTDDRRLDELPRPALAGAVQYDNAACVLMGLELLRERLPVSRAHIEVGLSAARLGGRYQRLPGPAETILDVAHNPDSARVFAQTLAADPVAGQTLAVCAVLADKDLEAIARPFLPLVDAWYVGGLDVARARPTQALADELQALVPAGIGVERHPTVFEAYEAARRAALPGDRIIVFGSFYTVAAVLDRCL, from the coding sequence ATGCGCTTTCAGACCCTCGACGAATGGCTGGCCTGGCAGGAGACCGCGCATAGCACCGCCATCGACCTGGGCCTGGAGCGCGTCGGCGAGGTGGCCCGGCGGCTCGGCCTGACCCGGCCCGACGCCCCCGTCATCACCATCGCCGGCACCAACGGCAAGGGCTCCTGCGTGGCCTATTTCGAGGCCATCCACCAGGCCGCCGGCCGGCGCGTCGGTGCCTATACCTCGCCGCATCTGCTGCGCTACAACGAGCGTGTGCGCGTGGATGGCCTTCCTGTCACCGACGAGGCCCTCTGCGAGGCCTTCGCGCGCATCGATACGGCGCGCGGCGATATCAGCCTCAGCTATTTCGAGTTCGGCACGCTGGCCGCGCTGGAGGTGTTCCGCCAGCAGGCGGTGGACGTGATCCTGCTGGAGGTCGGTCTCGGCGGCCGGCTGGACGCCGTCAACATCCTCGACGCCGACCTGGCGCTGATCGCCAGCATCGGTCTCGACCACGTCGAGTGGCTGGGCGAGGATCGCGAGTCCATCGGCCGGGAGAAGGCCGGGATCATGCGTGCCGGACGCCCGGTGGTCTGCGGCGACCGCGAGCCGCCGGGCTCGATCCTGGCGCATGCCGCCTCCGTGGGGGCGACACTCTATCGCATCGGCGAAGAGTTCGACGTCGAGCTTGGGGAGGGCGACTGGAGCTGGCGCACGGACGATCGGCGGCTGGACGAACTGCCCCGGCCGGCGCTGGCCGGGGCCGTCCAGTACGACAACGCCGCCTGTGTGCTCATGGGTCTGGAACTGCTGCGCGAACGCCTGCCGGTCTCGCGTGCCCATATCGAGGTCGGGCTGTCCGCGGCCCGTCTGGGCGGGCGTTATCAGCGGCTGCCCGGGCCTGCCGAGACCATCCTGGACGTGGCCCATAATCCGGACAGTGCACGGGTCTTCGCTCAGACCCTGGCGGCAGATCCCGTCGCCGGACAGACCCTGGCCGTGTGTGCCGTGCTGGCCGACAAGGACCTGGAGGCCATCGCCCGGCCGTTCCTTCCCCTGGTCGACGCCTGGTACGTCGGCGGGCTCGACGTCGCCCGGGCGCGTCCGACCCAGGCGCTGGCCGACGAGCTGCAGGCGCTGGTGCCGGCCGGCATCGGTGTGGAGCGACACCCCACGGTCTTCGAGGCCTACGAGGCTGCCCGCCGCGCGGCCCTGCCCGGCGACCGCATCATCGTGTTCGGCTCCTTCTACACCGTGGCCGCCGTGCTGGACCGATGCCTATAA
- a CDS encoding SPOR domain-containing protein → MDIPIKQRLVGLAVLIALAAIFLPMLLDGSGREGHVRVDMDIPPEPLFPAPERLPERPTAPEPVERSLPAEAPAPVQASEPAPAPAETARPRPAEPVARATPSAPAERGEAVTEEGWVVQVGSFSEEGRAQTLRKSLREKGFEAFVEPFSSGEIHVYRVKVGPPAARADAEGLAVRLEQEQGLKGLVVSQP, encoded by the coding sequence GTGGATATCCCTATCAAGCAACGACTGGTCGGACTTGCCGTGCTGATCGCCCTGGCCGCGATCTTCCTGCCCATGCTGCTCGACGGCTCCGGCCGCGAGGGGCATGTGCGGGTGGACATGGACATCCCGCCGGAACCGCTGTTTCCGGCGCCCGAGCGCCTGCCGGAACGGCCGACGGCGCCCGAGCCGGTCGAACGCAGTCTGCCGGCCGAGGCGCCGGCCCCGGTGCAGGCGTCGGAGCCGGCCCCGGCACCTGCCGAGACGGCCAGGCCGCGGCCGGCCGAGCCCGTGGCCCGGGCCACGCCCTCCGCCCCCGCCGAGCGTGGTGAGGCCGTGACCGAAGAGGGTTGGGTCGTGCAGGTCGGCAGTTTCAGCGAGGAGGGGCGTGCGCAGACGCTGCGCAAGAGCCTGCGTGAGAAGGGCTTCGAGGCCTTCGTCGAGCCCTTCAGCAGTGGCGAGATTCACGTGTATCGCGTGAAGGTGGGGCCGCCGGCCGCGCGCGCCGACGCCGAGGGGCTGGCCGTACGCCTGGAGCAGGAGCAGGGGCTCAAGGGCCTGGTGGTCTCTCAGCCCTGA
- a CDS encoding CvpA family protein: MSWFDLVILGVIAISAVVGAYRGLIKEAVSLATWILAVWVAIRFSAAFSSVLPDALSSASFSLGELEFRLDNLKVGIAMVILFILTWIVGAIVQFLLRYLVQVANFTATDRLLGAGFGVLRGGLLVVALLLLAGLTTAPRAGFWQNSLLIPPFEQVAVWALQLLPDHVAHYFSYAS, encoded by the coding sequence ATGAGCTGGTTCGATCTTGTCATCCTGGGCGTGATTGCCATATCCGCCGTGGTGGGCGCCTATCGCGGCCTGATCAAGGAGGCCGTGTCGCTGGCCACCTGGATACTGGCCGTCTGGGTCGCCATCCGCTTTTCCGCCGCCTTCTCCTCGGTGCTGCCCGACGCGCTCTCCAGCGCGAGCTTCAGCCTGGGCGAGCTGGAATTCCGGCTCGACAATCTCAAGGTCGGCATCGCCATGGTCATCCTGTTCATCCTGACCTGGATCGTCGGTGCCATCGTCCAGTTCCTGCTGCGCTATCTGGTGCAGGTGGCCAATTTCACCGCCACCGACCGCCTGCTCGGCGCCGGCTTCGGCGTGCTGCGCGGCGGCCTGCTGGTGGTGGCGCTGCTGCTGCTCGCGGGGCTCACCACGGCACCGCGTGCCGGCTTCTGGCAGAACTCGCTGCTGATCCCGCCCTTCGAGCAGGTGGCCGTCTGGGCCCTGCAGCTGCTGCCGGATCACGTGGCCCACTACTTCTCCTATGCTAGTTAA
- the purF gene encoding amidophosphoribosyltransferase has translation MCGIIGIVGHSPVNQALYDGLTVLQHRGQDAAGIVTYDDGRLNLRKDNGLVRDVFHTRHMRRLSGHMGIGHVRYPTAGSSSSAEAQPFYVNSPFGITLGHNGNLTNADQLKQELFLQDRRHINTSSDSEILLNVFAQELLRQDKLRLSPEDVFAAVSGVHRRCEGAYAVTAMIAGYGIVAFRDPFGIRPVVYGRREAEQGPEFMVASESVALDALGFEMVRDLAPGEAIYISIDGEVSTQQCAQNPVYSPCIFEYVYFARPDSVIDNVFVHKARMRMGDKLAKKIMREWPDHDIDVVIPIPDTSRTSALEMANTLGVKYREGFIKNRYIGRTFIMPGQTQRKKSVRQKLNPIDLEFRGKNVMLVDDSIVRGTTSGEIVQMARDAGANKVYFASASPPIRYPNVYGIDMPAASELIAHGRTEQEVCEAIGADRLIYQDLQDLIDAVRKGNANLQQFDCSVFTGEYVSGISQAYLDAIQEARSDANKSRRDRSLATIDLHNSV, from the coding sequence ATGTGCGGCATCATCGGAATCGTAGGTCACTCGCCCGTCAATCAGGCGCTGTATGACGGGCTGACCGTCCTGCAGCATCGTGGCCAGGATGCTGCCGGTATCGTCACCTACGACGACGGGCGACTGAACCTGCGCAAGGACAACGGCCTGGTGCGCGACGTCTTCCATACCCGTCACATGCGCCGCCTGAGCGGGCACATGGGTATCGGCCACGTGCGCTACCCGACGGCGGGCAGCTCCTCCTCGGCCGAGGCGCAGCCCTTTTACGTCAATTCGCCCTTCGGCATCACGCTGGGTCACAACGGCAACCTCACCAACGCCGACCAGCTGAAGCAGGAGCTGTTCCTGCAGGACCGCCGCCACATCAACACCTCTTCGGATTCCGAGATCCTGCTCAACGTCTTCGCCCAGGAACTGCTGCGCCAGGACAAGCTGCGCCTGAGCCCGGAGGACGTGTTTGCCGCGGTGAGCGGCGTGCATCGCCGCTGCGAGGGGGCCTACGCCGTGACCGCGATGATCGCGGGCTACGGCATCGTCGCCTTCCGCGATCCCTTCGGCATCCGTCCCGTGGTCTATGGCCGGCGCGAGGCGGAGCAGGGCCCCGAGTTCATGGTGGCCTCCGAGAGCGTGGCCCTGGATGCGCTGGGCTTCGAGATGGTGCGCGACCTGGCGCCCGGCGAGGCGATCTACATCTCCATCGACGGCGAGGTCAGCACCCAGCAGTGTGCGCAGAACCCGGTGTACTCGCCCTGCATCTTCGAGTATGTGTATTTCGCGCGCCCGGATTCGGTGATCGACAACGTCTTCGTGCACAAGGCGCGCATGCGCATGGGTGACAAGCTCGCCAAGAAGATCATGCGCGAGTGGCCCGATCACGACATCGACGTGGTCATCCCGATCCCGGACACCAGCCGCACCTCGGCGCTGGAGATGGCGAACACCCTGGGGGTGAAGTACCGCGAGGGCTTCATCAAGAACCGTTACATCGGCCGCACCTTCATCATGCCGGGCCAGACCCAGCGCAAGAAGTCCGTGCGCCAGAAACTCAATCCCATCGACCTCGAATTCCGCGGCAAGAACGTGATGCTGGTGGACGACTCCATCGTGCGCGGCACCACCTCGGGCGAGATCGTGCAGATGGCGCGCGATGCCGGCGCCAACAAGGTGTACTTCGCCTCCGCCTCGCCGCCGATCCGCTATCCGAACGTGTACGGCATCGACATGCCGGCCGCCAGCGAACTCATCGCCCACGGCCGTACCGAGCAGGAGGTCTGCGAGGCCATCGGCGCCGACCGGCTCATCTACCAGGACCTGCAGGACCTGATCGATGCCGTGCGCAAGGGCAACGCCAATCTGCAGCAGTTCGACTGTTCGGTGTTCACGGGCGAGTACGTCTCCGGGATCAGCCAGGCCTATCTGGACGCGATCCAGGAGGCGCGCAGCGACGCCAACAAGTCCAGGCGCGATCGCTCGCTGGCCACCATCGATCTGCACAACTCGGTCTGA
- a CDS encoding L,D-transpeptidase, with amino-acid sequence MPRIPLSDPWQPVLDELALRYPGHDRQRVVIVSVGEQQLHYFEEGRLVRSYPVSTSRYGIGSAEGSNRTPLGVHRVRRKIGADAPLGTIFRARQDTGVVAEIVHEPRFTDDDYVTSRILWLDGLEEGRNRGPGVDSFQRYIYLHGTHEEGLIGQPASHGCVRMYNRDVAELFDALPEDSLVVIVE; translated from the coding sequence ATGCCACGTATACCCCTCAGCGATCCCTGGCAGCCCGTCCTCGACGAGCTCGCCCTCCGCTATCCCGGGCATGACCGGCAACGGGTGGTGATCGTGAGCGTGGGCGAGCAGCAGCTGCATTACTTCGAGGAGGGCCGGCTGGTGCGCAGCTACCCGGTCTCCACCTCGCGCTATGGCATCGGCAGTGCCGAGGGCAGCAACCGCACGCCACTGGGCGTGCACCGGGTGCGGCGCAAGATCGGTGCCGATGCGCCCCTGGGCACCATTTTCAGGGCCCGCCAGGACACGGGTGTCGTGGCCGAGATCGTGCACGAGCCGCGCTTCACCGACGACGACTACGTCACCAGCCGCATCCTCTGGCTGGATGGCCTGGAGGAGGGCCGCAATCGCGGCCCCGGGGTGGATTCCTTCCAGCGCTACATCTATCTGCACGGCACGCACGAGGAGGGGCTGATCGGCCAGCCGGCCTCGCATGGCTGCGTGCGCATGTACAACCGCGACGTGGCCGAGCTCTTCGATGCCCTGCCCGAAGACAGCCTGGTGGTGATCGTCGAATAG
- a CDS encoding O-succinylhomoserine sulfhydrylase, with product MTIDDSGDAYGFETLGVRAGQTRTAEGEQSEPIFPTSSFVFESAAQAAARFGGQEPGNIYSRFTNPTVRMFQDRLAALEGGESCVATSSGMAAILATCMGLLEAGDHVVCSRAVFGTTTVLFNNYLKKFGVATDFVPLTDMAAWEAAIRDNTRLLFVETPSNPLTQVVDIRALAELAHRRGCLLVVDNCFCTPALQRPLELGADIVIHSATKYLDGQGRCIGGAVVGDAERVGKDVFGFLRTAGPTMSPFNAWVFLKGLETLKLRMEAHSAKALELATWLEHQPQVAKVHYPGLASHPQHALAAQQMSAFGGIIGFELAAGQADAWSVIDHTRMISITANLGDTKSTITHPATTTHGRLTPEQRADAGISDGLIRIAVGLEDVDDLKADLQRGLDQLR from the coding sequence ATGACCATTGATGACAGCGGCGACGCCTACGGCTTCGAGACCCTGGGCGTACGTGCGGGGCAGACGCGCACCGCCGAGGGCGAACAGTCCGAGCCCATCTTCCCCACCTCGAGCTTCGTCTTCGAGAGTGCCGCGCAGGCCGCCGCCCGCTTTGGCGGGCAGGAACCCGGCAACATCTACTCGCGCTTCACCAACCCGACGGTGCGCATGTTCCAGGACCGGCTGGCGGCGCTGGAGGGGGGCGAGTCCTGCGTGGCCACCTCGTCCGGCATGGCGGCGATCCTGGCCACCTGCATGGGCCTGCTCGAGGCCGGCGACCACGTGGTGTGCTCGCGCGCGGTATTCGGCACCACCACGGTGCTGTTCAACAACTACCTCAAGAAGTTCGGCGTGGCCACCGACTTCGTGCCGCTCACCGACATGGCGGCCTGGGAGGCGGCGATCCGGGACAACACCCGGCTGCTGTTCGTGGAGACACCCTCCAACCCGCTCACCCAGGTCGTCGACATCCGCGCGCTGGCCGAGCTCGCGCACCGGCGCGGCTGCCTGCTGGTGGTGGACAACTGCTTCTGCACCCCGGCCCTGCAGCGACCGCTGGAGCTGGGTGCGGACATCGTCATCCACTCGGCCACCAAGTACCTGGACGGGCAGGGGCGCTGCATCGGCGGTGCCGTGGTCGGCGATGCCGAGCGCGTGGGCAAGGACGTGTTCGGCTTCCTGCGCACCGCCGGCCCCACCATGAGCCCCTTCAACGCCTGGGTGTTCCTCAAGGGCCTGGAGACCCTGAAGCTGCGCATGGAGGCCCATAGCGCCAAGGCCCTGGAGCTGGCCACCTGGCTCGAACACCAGCCGCAGGTGGCGAAGGTGCACTATCCCGGCCTGGCCTCGCATCCGCAACACGCGCTCGCCGCGCAGCAGATGTCGGCCTTCGGCGGCATCATCGGCTTCGAGCTCGCCGCCGGCCAGGCGGACGCCTGGAGCGTGATTGACCACACGCGCATGATCTCCATCACCGCCAACCTGGGGGATACCAAGTCCACCATCACCCATCCGGCCACCACCACGCACGGGCGGCTCACGCCCGAGCAGCGGGCCGATGCCGGCATCAGCGACGGGCTGATCCGTATCGCCGTGGGCCTGGAGGACGTGGATGACCTCAAGGCCGACCTGCAGCGCGGGCTCGACCAGCTGCGCTGA
- a CDS encoding DUF4147 domain-containing protein: MTGPRDDLLAIYAAALAAVGGERAVLRALADTPLAGQWQVVAIGKAAAAMWRGARQSLGERLGAGLVITKTGHAEGLVTGPGLEVIESDHPVPGTQSLAAGRRLLAFLGDAPPDARFLFLISGGASSLVEVLPEGVDAGWLARLNTWLLGSGLDIAAVNAVRRRASRIKGGGLLSWLAGREARCLLISDVPGDDPAVIGSGLLVPGDAPPLPAGLPDWIRDGLPPLPRPDSGVTVDCRIVADRRRALDAAAAAAAARGYPVHRHEAFLAGEAQAVGERLAEALRQGPAGVHLWAGETTVRLPARPGRGGRNQHLALAAAQRLAGGAGIWLLAAGTDGSDGPTGDAGALVDGQSAARMALDGCDPGAALARADSGPCLEAAGDLIRTGPTGTNVMDLVIGLKIDGPTQPRATP, from the coding sequence ATGACGGGCCCGCGCGACGACCTGCTGGCCATCTACGCCGCCGCGCTGGCGGCCGTGGGTGGCGAGCGGGCAGTACTGCGCGCGCTGGCCGACACCCCCTTGGCAGGCCAGTGGCAGGTGGTGGCCATCGGCAAGGCGGCCGCCGCCATGTGGCGCGGGGCGCGGCAGTCCCTGGGCGAACGGCTGGGCGCCGGTCTCGTCATCACCAAGACCGGGCATGCCGAGGGGCTGGTCACGGGGCCCGGGCTCGAGGTCATCGAATCCGACCATCCGGTGCCCGGCACGCAGAGCCTCGCGGCGGGTCGGCGCCTGCTGGCCTTTCTTGGGGACGCCCCGCCGGATGCCCGTTTCCTGTTCCTGATCTCCGGCGGTGCTTCCAGCCTGGTCGAGGTCCTGCCCGAGGGGGTCGATGCCGGGTGGCTGGCCCGCCTCAACACCTGGCTGCTTGGCAGTGGTCTCGATATCGCGGCCGTCAACGCCGTGCGCCGCCGTGCCTCGCGCATCAAGGGGGGTGGCCTGCTGTCCTGGCTGGCGGGGCGGGAGGCGCGCTGTCTGCTGATCTCCGACGTGCCGGGAGACGACCCGGCGGTGATCGGCTCGGGACTGCTGGTCCCGGGTGATGCGCCGCCGCTGCCCGCGGGGCTGCCGGACTGGATACGCGACGGGTTGCCGCCCCTGCCGCGGCCGGACAGCGGTGTTACCGTCGACTGCCGTATCGTGGCCGACCGTCGCCGTGCCCTGGATGCGGCCGCGGCCGCGGCGGCGGCGCGTGGTTACCCCGTGCACCGGCACGAGGCCTTTCTCGCCGGCGAGGCGCAGGCCGTGGGCGAGCGCCTGGCCGAGGCCCTGCGACAGGGGCCGGCAGGTGTCCACCTCTGGGCCGGTGAGACCACCGTGCGCCTGCCGGCACGGCCCGGGCGGGGCGGGCGCAACCAGCACCTCGCCCTGGCCGCCGCGCAGCGCCTGGCCGGTGGGGCCGGCATCTGGCTGCTGGCCGCCGGCACCGACGGCAGCGACGGCCCGACCGGGGACGCCGGCGCCCTGGTCGACGGGCAGAGCGCGGCGCGCATGGCGCTGGACGGCTGCGACCCGGGGGCGGCGCTCGCACGGGCCGACAGCGGCCCCTGCCTGGAGGCGGCCGGCGATCTCATCCGTACGGGCCCGACTGGGACCAACGTGATGGATCTCGTCATCGGGCTTAAAATCGACGGCCCGACCCAACCCCGCGCGACACCATGA
- a CDS encoding ferritin-like domain-containing protein yields the protein MIRNLHQAAHAALMLDDPAAKRSAAAELQARWAAGELLRETAPAAVPIAIPGRPDRPLLVHPRDVPQRRLNSDAGRAALVHAIAHIEFNAINLALDAVYRFRDLPDAYYGDWLRVAAEEASHFALLQERLAELGHAYGDLPAHNGLWEMAVKTAHDPLVRMALVPRVLEARGLDVTPGMMERLRQVGDTRTVAILEVILREEIGHVAIGSRWYAWCCEQRGVDPQATFLDLLDEYMTGRLRGPFHEEARRQAGFTEAELAKLNALDSN from the coding sequence ATGATCCGCAACCTCCACCAGGCGGCCCATGCCGCCCTCATGCTGGACGACCCGGCGGCCAAGCGCAGCGCCGCCGCCGAACTGCAGGCCCGCTGGGCGGCCGGCGAGCTGCTGCGCGAGACGGCGCCCGCAGCGGTGCCCATCGCGATCCCGGGCAGGCCGGACCGGCCCTTACTGGTGCATCCGCGCGACGTGCCCCAGCGTCGGCTCAACAGCGACGCGGGCCGGGCGGCACTGGTCCATGCCATTGCCCATATCGAGTTCAATGCCATCAATCTCGCCCTGGATGCCGTCTACCGCTTCCGTGACCTGCCAGATGCCTATTACGGCGACTGGTTGCGCGTGGCGGCCGAGGAGGCCAGCCACTTCGCCCTGCTGCAGGAGAGGCTGGCCGAACTGGGCCATGCCTACGGCGACCTGCCGGCGCACAACGGGCTGTGGGAGATGGCGGTGAAGACCGCCCACGATCCGCTGGTGCGCATGGCGCTGGTGCCACGCGTGCTCGAGGCCCGCGGACTGGACGTGACACCCGGCATGATGGAGCGGCTGCGCCAGGTGGGCGATACGCGCACCGTGGCGATCCTCGAGGTCATCCTGCGCGAGGAGATCGGGCATGTGGCGATCGGCTCGCGCTGGTATGCTTGGTGCTGCGAACAACGTGGCGTGGACCCGCAGGCGACCTTCCTCGACCTGCTGGACGAATACATGACGGGCCGCCTGCGTGGCCCCTTTCACGAAGAGGCGCGACGCCAGGCCGGCTTCACCGAGGCCGAACTGGCGAAACTCAACGCGCTCGACAGCAACTGA
- a CDS encoding peptidyl-prolyl cis-trans isomerase has translation MNDSTNPTVTLDTNKGKIVIELYPDKAPETVANFIQYAEDGFYDGTIFHRVIPNFMIQGGGFTVDMEQKATRAEIRNEASNGLKNVAGSIAMARTPNPHSATAQFFINVKDNDFLNFTSETQQGWGYCVFGQVVEGMDVVKEIEGVRTGRAGMHQDVPMEPVVIEKASVSQ, from the coding sequence ATGAATGATTCCACCAACCCCACCGTCACCCTCGACACCAACAAGGGCAAGATCGTCATCGAGCTCTACCCGGACAAGGCGCCGGAAACGGTGGCGAACTTCATCCAGTACGCCGAGGACGGCTTCTACGACGGCACCATCTTCCACCGCGTGATCCCCAACTTCATGATCCAGGGCGGCGGCTTCACCGTGGACATGGAACAGAAGGCCACCCGTGCCGAGATCCGCAACGAGGCCAGCAACGGCCTGAAGAACGTGGCCGGCTCCATCGCCATGGCCCGCACCCCGAACCCGCATTCGGCCACGGCCCAGTTCTTCATCAACGTGAAGGACAACGACTTCCTGAACTTCACCAGCGAGACCCAGCAGGGCTGGGGCTATTGCGTGTTCGGCCAGGTGGTCGAGGGCATGGACGTGGTGAAGGAGATCGAGGGCGTGCGCACCGGCCGCGCCGGCATGCACCAGGACGTGCCCATGGAACCCGTGGTCATCGAGAAGGCCAGCGTCAGCCAGTAA
- a CDS encoding glutamate--tRNA ligase, with product MPATPAKTRFAPSPTGEIHLGNVRTALFNVLLARKTGGSFLLRIEDTDQARSHEDHRLALQADLRWLGLDWQEGPEAGGAHGPYLQSERHAIYDRYYHQLIDAGLAYPCFCSDVALKQVRKRQLAAGQPPRYPGTCTRLTPEEAAAKLAQGIQPTLRFQVPKGRVIEFDDLVRGRQSYRSDDIGDFIIRRSDGTPAFFFTNAIDDALMEVTHVLRGEDHITNTPRQLLLLEALGLPAPVYGHIALIVGPNGGPLSKREGSASVRGLREAGYLPLAINNHLARIGHTYDSDAFMSMDELAANFDVARLGRAAARHDATQLRHRQQQAVAALDDEAMLDWLLQSDAGLERLPAGERPAFLQAVRDNVTLPADARRWVCVVCDDELAPSSEAREVIERAAGGLFAAAIEALPERADDFRAYARAVGEAAGVKGKELFMPLRAALTGEVHGPEMSQLFPLIGVERARARLARWLA from the coding sequence ATGCCAGCCACCCCCGCCAAGACACGCTTCGCGCCCAGCCCCACCGGTGAGATCCACCTCGGCAACGTGCGCACGGCGCTGTTCAACGTCCTGCTGGCCCGCAAGACGGGGGGCAGCTTTCTGCTGCGCATCGAGGATACCGACCAGGCGCGCAGCCACGAGGACCATCGCCTGGCCCTGCAGGCCGACCTGCGCTGGCTGGGGCTCGACTGGCAGGAGGGGCCCGAGGCAGGGGGTGCGCACGGCCCCTACCTGCAGTCTGAACGCCATGCGATCTATGACCGCTATTATCACCAGCTGATCGACGCCGGCCTGGCCTATCCCTGTTTCTGTTCGGACGTCGCCCTCAAGCAGGTGCGCAAGCGCCAGCTGGCCGCCGGCCAGCCGCCGCGCTACCCCGGCACCTGCACGCGGCTCACGCCGGAGGAGGCGGCCGCGAAGCTGGCGCAGGGCATCCAGCCCACGCTGCGCTTCCAGGTGCCGAAGGGGCGGGTGATCGAGTTCGACGACCTGGTGCGCGGCCGGCAGTCCTACCGCAGCGACGACATCGGCGATTTCATCATCCGCCGGTCGGATGGCACCCCGGCCTTCTTCTTCACCAACGCCATCGACGATGCGCTGATGGAGGTTACCCACGTGCTGCGCGGCGAGGACCACATCACCAACACGCCGCGCCAGCTCTTGCTGCTGGAGGCGCTGGGTCTGCCGGCGCCGGTCTATGGCCACATCGCCCTTATCGTGGGCCCGAATGGCGGGCCGCTCTCCAAGCGCGAGGGCTCGGCCAGCGTGCGTGGTTTGCGCGAAGCGGGTTATCTGCCGCTGGCCATCAACAACCACCTGGCGCGCATCGGCCACACCTATGACAGCGACGCCTTCATGTCCATGGACGAGCTGGCGGCAAACTTCGATGTCGCGCGGCTGGGGCGGGCCGCGGCGCGCCATGACGCGACACAGCTGCGGCATCGTCAGCAGCAGGCAGTCGCGGCCCTGGATGATGAGGCCATGCTCGACTGGCTGTTGCAGTCCGATGCGGGGCTGGAGCGCCTCCCGGCGGGCGAGCGGCCGGCCTTTCTGCAGGCCGTGCGCGACAACGTGACGCTGCCGGCAGACGCCCGCCGCTGGGTCTGTGTCGTGTGTGACGACGAACTCGCGCCCTCGAGCGAGGCCCGCGAGGTGATCGAGCGCGCCGCGGGCGGCCTGTTCGCCGCCGCCATCGAGGCCCTGCCCGAGCGTGCCGACGACTTCCGTGCCTATGCCCGGGCCGTGGGCGAGGCGGCGGGCGTAAAGGGGAAGGAACTCTTCATGCCCCTGCGCGCGGCCCTCACCGGCGAGGTCCACGGCCCCGAGATGTCCCAGCTGTTTCCCCTGATCGGCGTGGAACGGGCGCGTGCGCGCCTGGCCCGCTGGCTAGCCTGA